One Nicotiana tabacum cultivar K326 chromosome 23, ASM71507v2, whole genome shotgun sequence genomic window, acctcaaccaattataccaacaagtactaagatatcatacgaacttagttgagccttcaaatcacaacaaacaatgctaaaacaatGAATTCTGCATCGATTCAGCCTACTGAATTTTGGAACTCCTAACTTCAACATTCGATAccgaaccctatcaaatcaagtccgattgacctcaaattttgcacacaagtcacatttgatattatggacctactctaacttccagaattggaatccgacctcgatataaaaaatttcactcctggtcaaaatttccaaaaatctttcaactttcgccaattaacgccagaacgacctacggaccttcaaatcaacACCCGGACATGCTCTGAAGACCAAAATCAATATACGGAGATATTGGAATCGACGAAACTTCATTCCGGAGTCTTctacacacaagtcaaactatGGATAACTCCTACGACTTAGACTTCCAATTTAGAGACTATgagtctcatttcactccgaaactctcccgaacccGACACCAAGTACCCCGACAAGTCAAGTAGCCAAAAATGAAACCTAGGGAGAAATAAATAAGGGATCAGGACtcatactctcaaaacgaccgtccAGGTCGTTACACAAAATTTCATGCCAGAAAGTAAAAAAGAAGGATATTTAACTAAGGAAATATGCATCTTTTTCCTCTATCAAAAAGAAACGCCATTACTTTCAGCAAAAAGAAAAAAGCCATTAAATGGTAGTTTTGTATCACTCGATAGAGAAGTAAAATTTGGTAAAATCGTACTTCTTTTCTTATTATCAGGAATTTTAGGTGATCTAATAGTATAAAAAATTCTTACACTAatgatatatataacttaaatctcaTAAAAATATTTCTGTATAGTAGAACAGTTTTCTCTTCCTATCACTTCACTTCGTTCTAGAAATCTGATCTCATCAGGCCGGGCGAAGGGGAAGAAAGAGATGGGTGATccgaaatgaaaaaagaaaaatcatttgGAAGTGTTTACCATGAAAGGTTTATAATCTTGCCTTAGTTAAAACCCAAATCAGTAACTTATGAAAAAATCCAGACCTTCAGAAATCCCTTTTGAAATTAGACTAGAAATGAGTTAACAAACAATTCTAAAATCATTTGCTTAATATATATTGTAGGAAATATTGGGTCCACCCATAAGGGGTGCTCTAAGGCCCAATAAGGTTATTAGTTAACCCTAATATTCCTTATATAAGTACACTTAATGTGTACACAAAGAGAAGACTCTAAGCAGTATTTTTTCACGCGCTCTTTCTCTCTCTTAATCCAAACAAGGGTTTAGACTGTGAAATTGGGGGTTGTTCCAACACACCGTCACAACCACCGCCGACCAGTAATTCCAGCCGCAGTTCAATCCGTTTTCGCTTCCGCTTTACGAAGAACAAGTAAGTTCTCATTTTACGATTTACAAACTAATCTAATGTGTTTAGATTAATGTGttcattggtatcagagccacatGCTGGTTTTTCGGTCCGAAAAATTGATAGAATAGTTCTAATTCTTTTCTACGTGAAACTGGaactatgtgtttatttattttgaattttctgtgCCAATAGAATGGTTAATAAGTTTAATccattttatttgacaatgtctCTGAAATTAGTTTTCGGAACTTACGGATGGAATTTCTATGGCATTTATCTTGGCTATACAAACTTGGATAACTGCAAAGTAATTGCCATAATTTTTTAACAACTTGGcagattagtttttcttttaaacGACATTCTTAATTTTTTTCTGGTTTGGATCTGTCCAAAAGAAGAACAACACCACTGCCAACAATCATTTTTTTCTGCCAAAACGCTACCAAAAGAACATCATTGTCGCCACTGTTAAACTCCAGAGAGCATCGTGCTCCAATAACAATGGCGGAGCGGAGCTTGGTGCACCAGTGGTGATGGCAAAgacaaataagaaaaaggaaggagagaagaaaagtcttttctttttcaaatcacaaataaatAAAAGGGAGCTTTGTGCTCTCATGGAAATGGCAGAGGCGGCTGAGAaataaaattgaagaagaagactagggttttctctttttaatttgatttactaaTTTAGTTTTTTAACGGCGTACTCCATGGCTAACGGCGACAAAGTAGGACAAAAACCCTATGAATTCTTTAattattttagtgtttaaaataaaataaagatttcttttaaaaggaaaaatgctcaaagTGCTGGCAGCACTAGTGAATTGGGCTGAAGGCCtagtttcattaaaaataaattgctttattaatttatAGGTCATGAGATAAAGGCCCACTTCGAAAAAGCAATAATTTCTGCAATTTCTTAACTGAGCAGATTTAAGACTTTGGGATTATGGCCCATTTTAAAAGTTGTCATTTTATTTTGGGATAATGGCCtaaataaaattgaaatttagTTCTATTATTTCAATAACTAAATTTCAGATTATAAAATTAGTCATATGGACTTAGTATTTAGAATATAAATTTAGTATTTGTATTCTTTTAATGAAaactataattattttattatccCAATTTCTTGAAATGTTAATTGTTTTAACATtactttggctaattagtttaACACATGCTTTATGTTAATTTATTTAGCATGAAAtcaatattaattagtttaatattaACAATacttgttaatttgtttaacatgtataatatgttaattagtttaacattaaaataaattttatgtgAATTTATATAGCATGTAATAAATGTTAATTAGTTTGACATTAATTTTATTCGCATGCTAATATAAGTTATTTGTTAACTTATGATCCACATGGGATTATAAAATCATGGAAGGTGATTATGTTGTCTTAAATATGATTAAGACACTTAGCTAGATAATTGAATAggttaatttttataatattttaattcttGGACGATGATTGGGAACGTAATGAACTTTCGACTccataattaatatatatatatatatatatatatatatatatatatatatatatatatatatatatatatatatatatatatatatatatatatatatttattaacttAATCAATTGATGTTTAGTGTcataatatgtatgtatgtagAATATCGTGCCTTgcgttattttttttttaatcatgatcctcattttattttttattttgttaaagaatgacTACTGTTTCGAAAAATATTGTTGCTGAGATCAACAAAGGGTTGAAACTCAATGGTGACAACTATGAAACCTGGAGCTTGAAAGTCCAGTATGTGCTAAAGGAGCAAGAGGCTCTGGAGGCCATTAACAATGTCATGAATGAGCCTGAGGAAGACGACACTTCTCAGCCTAGGCGTGAGCGTGAAGCCTATGACAGTTGGAATAAAAAGAACTCCATTGCTCGCATTACGTTGTTGAGCACCTTAGATGATGACATTATAAGGGAGTTTAAGGATCACCAAAGAGCTTTGGATCTTTGGAATGCTTTGAGGAAAAGGTTTGGTACTTGTTCCACTGCAAGGTTGCGATCCTTAATGATCAAATTTGACTCATTTAAGAAACGCCCAGAACATTCAATGAAAACACATCTGAGGCAAATGGCAAATATGATCGAGGAGTTGAAAGATGCTGGTCATGTGTTGACTGATGAACAACAAATACAAGCTGTCATACGCTCTTTACCTAGTTCTTAAGATCATATGAAAATGCATTTGACCCATAATGAAAGAATCAC contains:
- the LOC142177019 gene encoding uncharacterized protein LOC142177019 encodes the protein MTTVSKNIVAEINKGLKLNGDNYETWSLKVQYVLKEQEALEAINNVMNEPEEDDTSQPRREREAYDSWNKKNSIARITLLSTLDDDIIREFKDHQRALDLWNALRKRFGTCSTARLRSLMIKFDSFKKRPEHSMKTHLRQMANMIEELKDAGHVLTDEQQIQAVIRSLPSS